Part of the Nicotiana sylvestris chromosome 5, ASM39365v2, whole genome shotgun sequence genome is shown below.
ccgggtccatttaccaaaaatattgaccaaagtcaactaaaaactaaattttaactctagaaattactatattttttcatattttcacataaaagcttttcggtaTCACTTCCGGACTACGCACGCaggtcgatacacataatatgaagctacttgtgacctcaaactgccgaaccatacgaaattgctcaaaacgaccagttggaTCGTtatatcctcctccacttaaacatacgttcgtcctcgaacgtgcccggagTCGTTCCAAGGCCATCAAACCACTGCATGAGCTCCTCATACATACACCCGAACAAGCTGAATCGAGCCAAAAATTCCAATCCAGAATACAATCATATGATGTTCCACATAACTCACATACTCGAAGCAATAACCTCTGACCACCATAGCTGCTCAAATAACATCCTGGATGCCGAAAATATACTTCACATTGAATACAATCTTGTTCCGGACTTCCACAACACTACCCATGATAAATAGACATGCGGAATCTCATAGCCGCCCATGAAGTCAACAAGTCACGAAGCTCTCTCGCCCGCCAAGGGTCATTacccaaatcttagcagaaacacCCTCTCACTTCCAAACACTCCCAACCCCCCAATACCATAACACTAATCTTaggtctaagaacctcatctcagccaatacaaTAAATCCAACTAACAACTCATCATGGAACCACACAGATTCTTACACTACACACCAAATCAGCAATAACTCAATTATGCaacacaaataaagaaaaaacaaagtagaagaattatctaacaagtacaacatgtgtgaCAACAAAAGTATAGATTTTTCATCAAATCGTCCCACAGAGGGAAGGCACAACACTAATAAACACAAGGAAAGAGTATCCCACATAACAtcctgcggcgtgtagcccgctcccaaatactcatcaagccaaaaTGCTCAGGTTCACTGAATATATGAACACTGATATCAAGCACAGCAGAGAGCACAAGTAAAATTGTGGGAACAATGAATAGAAGTAATAAAATAAGAGAGAAGCAAGTATATATAAGGTGCACtaagcaaatcaacatcacgagggctatctcacccgcatcgccataaggcctgaacAAAATTAGAACATGCGTGGGGATTAATCGTACAACCTCACAGCTCACCACAACATAAAAGAGTAGCATATAACGTAGGCCAGAGGCACAAATAATGTCCATTCTACCTGAGAACGTGACCAAAATGACAATCTCACAGGAGCACACAAATTTGACCTGATACAAAACACATATTCTCGTTGATCCTCCAAATAGCTCACAACCGAATCCTGATCCTTCCCAATTAGATAGATATTCTTCAAAAGATCCACAACAACCTATTGATAACACATGCTATTAATTATCTCATTCTCAACATTTCTTCACAATCCGCAAACGGAAATAGTCCATATATGAGGGCATCTAGCCCCAACCTCCGGAATACCAAAATTTTCATACCCAACTCAACTACGCAAATCGAATGGCTGATATATCATTCATACCCGATCATTCTGCTGAAGCACCCATATAGGATTCTGGCTACGTAACAACACATGAACCTCGAAAGCCTCAAACCCCAGTAATCACCATGCTACTAGCCACGCACCCGCAAACCAAAACTCGAGGTCCTTTCCAAAAATGCACACTCTTCACATATGATGGCCAACAATGCCACCCTCTATTAATTTCAAATACTGATCTAGGAGAAACCGCAATGTACCACATATTCCTTACGCCCATAGAAGACAACCAACTCAATCCATTGCCAAACCACCGAGAACCCTCCGAGATCCACCCGTACACAACTAAACCATCAAGACTGCACCTCCCCAACTCAAATGAGTCACACAAACCGTCCAATCCGAGAGTGGTGCCTCAAATGCCAGTAGAGAATTCCTATTCAAAGGACCAATTACTTCATcgctatgctgacccaacaccaCGGAGCTGACCCATTTCTTCGGACAGTCGATATGCAATAACCCTAATCAAAGTCGCAAATACATACGATCCTAACACGAACCACGTAGCCCAGAAGCTTATAAACCACTGCATTTCCTATGAAACACCCCGTCCTACCGCAACCACGGTACCTACGCTGAAAAGACCTTCTGTGAATCCAAATTTGTTCCTCTAACTCCCCTTGATGCTGAAATGCAGATCCATTAATGACACAAAACACTGTAAGCCCCAACATCATCCCGTGCAAGATCTCAGACCTTGTCCATACACAAAATCCGGATACCCACTAATACCACATATACACATACCTCAGGCCAAATCTGATATAAATCTAACTCTGCAATCTGATATAAAATGCCTTAAAAAGTAGAGACTTATTTCACAATCTTTCTTCAGGTTGGCCATCCTTAATTCTAGACAAGGCTATAATAACTTACAAATCTACAGGTCCAAAGCTACTCCAGTCATCAGATGTTGGATCTGTATGGACAATATCAATCTTTGGTCTTGAAGATGGATCAGGAAAGTTCCAGAAAGAATCAGAATTCTCAAAGAATACGTAAAATAAGACAGCCGATGCCAAGAGTAATAGATAAATCTGCCACTCTGCAATTGAAGAGAGGGAAAAAATAGGTCAATCTTGGACTTAAATGCTCGTGCACGTCCCCAGGCGCAAGAGAAAAGAATAAGAGACAGACCTTTCCAATCAGCTGGGACATTTAACTTAGTCACCATTGCTCCCCATTGAGAGGAAGTGGTAAGAGCAAACCTGCCAAATATGCAACAATGTGGACTTATAAGGTAAATAGGCAGAGTGAATAAGAGTTTTGATTTCCAAAGATATTCATGAAAGGTTCTTGGTGTTGagtgccaaagtcccacatcggtgaaGTGCCAATTTTGGTTGGTACTTtaccctataaaagaaggcctaatatttaggatttaaacacacctcttatttgccttcttatcttcttaaggcatttgtatcttctctctttagtattattttacttgtattttggagtggaataaagtattggttgtgtccgaggaagtaggctaaattggccgaacctcgtaaattctggtgttccttttattgttgctttattgtcttatttattatttggtggctgtcataatttttgatatagtagttgtgactcattcacactatatacatttggcttccgcaacaactgatatcagagccaaggtactgtctaagtatgctctgtggttgcagcatagtctgatcttccacatcagaaaagatttatcttggtaattGAGTCAatgttctgtctgagtatgctctgtggttgcagcttagtcagatcttccacaccagaaaggaaataatcttgatttgtgtcatcagctattaaatcttgatttgtgtcatcagctattaaataatatttgtatcaaagatgggagacaataaataagaagaatatacatcaagtgtcaacattACGTCATCATtagcatcttcgcttatgacaagaattgtgtcaaatatgaaatttgcggtagaaatttttgacgggtcaggacattttgggatgtggcaaggcgaggttctagatgtcctttttcaacaagggctagatcttgctattgaagaaaagagaccagatgttattggagaagaagattggagaattatcaatcgtGTTTCTTgtggtaccattcgatcctaccttgctagagagcagaaatatccatacacaaaggaaacttctgcaagtaaattatggaaagcactggaggataaatttttgaagaaaaatagtcaaaataaattgtacatgaagaagagactgtttcgcttcacctatgttcttggtaccacgatgaatgaacatatcactagtttcaataagttggtcacatatttgcaaaatatggatgcaacttttgatgatggtgacttgaccttgatgttgttggggtcacttcctgatgagtacgagcactttgaaactactctactccatggaaatgacgaaatttctctcagagaagtttgttcggctttgtacaactatgaacaaagaaagggtgAAAAACAGAAGggtggagaaggagaagcactggttgtgagtggtcgtcctcaaaatcaaacgaggacaaagaaaggaagatccaagtcaagatctacacccagcaaagatgaatgtgccttttgccGAGAAAAGGGGCATTAGAAGAAAAagtgtccgaagttgaagaataaggccaaacataacaatgaaaaggccattatggattcaaatgtagctgatggtaatgattcagacttctcattagttacaacagagccaTCAACATTATCATACATATGGTTggtggactcggcttgtagctatcatatgtgttcCAATAGGGACTGGTTTGTtgattttcaagaaggagaatatggagtcgtccacacagtgGATGACatccctcttacctcatatggcattggttcaatacgattaaagaaccatgatggaatgatgagAATATTAACATATGTTCGATATGTACCATGTTTGAAGAgaaatctcatctctgtgggagccctagaatcaaaagggttcaaaatcattaaagaaaatggagtgatgagagtatgctccagcgcactagtggtaatgaaggtcAATAGTAAGAACAATAACATGTACCGTTATCGCGGTAGTACAGTTATTtggacaacaacagtaacatccagtgacgaaaaataggcagaagcaaccaggctatggcacatgcgcttgggacatgttggaggaaaatccttgaaaactttatcagatcaaggattgttaaaaggagtaaaggcttgcaacttggattTTTGCGAgtattgtgtcaaagggaaacaaaCAAGGGTTAAATTTAGTACAGTGATCCATAATACTAAAtgtattttggattatgtacactctaatgtttggggtccttccaaaacaccttcattgggtgggaagcactattttgtaacctttgttgatgattttttccGAAGAGTGTgagtgtatacaatgaagagcaaagatgaagtgttgagaatttttctcaaatggaaaatgatggtggagaatcaaacaggcaggaggatcaagtgtattcgcacacacaatggaggtgaatacaaaaatgatcattttaataaggtctttgaaaatgatggcatcgtccgacacttcactgttagacatacaccataACAGAATGGAGTGACAGAatgtatgaaccggaccttgctggagaaggtacgatgtatgttgtccaatgctggcttgggcaaagaattttgggctgaggcagttacatatgcatgccacctcattaatcgtttACCATCTGCttctattgatggcaagacaccatttgaaaaatggtatggaaaacctgctgtagattatgactctttgcacgtgtttggcttaactgcatattatcatgtgacagagtcaaaattggatccaagggcaaagaagactATTTTCATggggattacttctggagtcaaaggatattgctgatggtgtcctatgacaaagaaagtaatattcaacaGGGATATTACCTTTGATAAATCTgttatggtaaataaggtaacagaagataccaaacaaaatgagggtgcttctaagcaggtggagtttgaggaaaaatttatttttcctacacaagaagcagcggaggaaacaaatgaagattatcctatagaagaagagccagtagagagagagagagattccaactcaggaacctcaacaacaacttgaattaATTGCAACTAGCAGGCcaaaaacaacaataacaaaacctgttcgtcttatagagaaggttgcttgtgccgcctcaattgtagctgatgatgttcctaccacttataaagacgcagtccaaagttcagaagaagataagtggaggattgccatgaatgatgaaatatagtcctttcatcagaatcatacatggagattggccaatctcccgaagggaaagaaagcaattgggtgcaaatgggtatttgcaaagaaagaaggatttcctaaccaagaagatgttcgctacaaagcaagattggtggccaaaggatatgctcaaaaggagggaattgattacaatgaagtattttctccagttataaaacattcctccattagaattatgtcggctttggtagcacagttggatttggaactagttcagatggatgtaaaaactgcatttttaatggaaacttggaggagaaaatctacatgactcagccagaaggattcaaagttgctggaaaggaaaatatggtgtgcaaacttgaaaaatcgttctacgaattgaaacaatcttctagacaatggtacaaatgatttgacaagtttatgttgcggcaagggtacaagagaagcaagtacaatcattgtgtgtatttgcgcaagcttaaagatggttcctttatatatcttctcctatatgttgatgatgtgttgatagcttccaagaattcggaagaaattgataagttgaagattcaactgaagaaggagttcgagatgaaggatctgggtgaggcaaagaaaattcttggcatgaagttaataagagatagacgttcaaagaaactctgtttatctcagaaagaatatttgaaaagagtactacaaagttttggcatagatgaaaagactaagccagttagtattccacttgctccccattttaagttaagtactactatgtcgccaaaagatgaagctgaacaagagtatatgtcaaaggtatcATACGCAAATgatgttggtagcttgatgtatgcaatggtctgtacgagacctgacatttcacaagctgttggagttattagcagatatatgcataatccaggaaaggagcattggcaaactgtaaagtggattctacggtatattcataatactgtagatgttgggttagtttttgagcaggaaggcaATCAGTCTATAGTTGGATATTATGACTCAGATTTTGcaggtgatctggacaaacgaagatcaactactggttatgtgtttacttttgcaaaggcaccagttagttggaagtccactttgcagtcaacagttgctttgtctacaacagaggcagagtacatggctattacagaggctatgaaggaggcaatttggctttaagggttgctaaaagagcttggtgttgaacaaaaaagtATCACATTTTTTtatgatagtcaaagtgctattcaattagcgaagaaccaagtttattatgcaaggacgaagcacattgatgttcggtatcatttcgtacgagaaatcatagaagaaggtggagtcacggtgaagaaaattcatactatcttctttctttagtattatttcacttgtattttggagtggaataaaatattggttgtgtccgaggaagtggctaaattggccgaacctcgtaaattatgatgttccttttattgttgctttattgtcttatttatgatttgatggctgtcataatttttggtatagtaattgtgactcattcacactatatacatttgacttCCGCAACACTTGGCATCGCGATATCTACTGCCTTTTAAGATTACTGTGCTAAGATCAAAGATGGATCAAGCAGTTTAAATCTGAAAACTGCGCCGCGgttttttgctctttttcttgGGTCTCAAATCAATATCAACCTTGAGTTTATGGCAGACAATGCCCATGGACAACACCAAATCTTTGCAGAAACAAGCTAGGAACACCGAATCTCTGCAGAATGTCCTgcacaatataattttttttgctCACGTGCAACATCAGGAAGAATTACTAAACAATCTGCTACACCTCCAGTAAGCTAAATCTGATTTACATGACGTGAATAATCAAGTCGTGGACAATCAAGTCTTCACACTCGAAGATCATGAGTGGAGCACAAGCTCCACTCTAAGAATCCGTAATGCACTTTCCGAGCCAGGAATCAGTCACACACTTCTAAGAATCCGTAATGTGAAACACTACTTGTCGATATGATAGGCGATTATGAGTTTCTACAAGCTTTTTTTACCATTAGCAGTATTACGAAGGCTTGGAACAAAAATTTATTAAGATAGAAATATTTTACCGGTACCGGATTTGATAATAAAATAGCTATTGTGATCTGAAGTTATTGCTACAAGTATACGAGCTATGGCTTCGCAAAAAAGCTCATTAAATAAAAGGGTTTATCCAACGGTGACAAATCATAATTAACGAAAGTTGCTTAACTTCTTgtggttatttttgtaaaaataaagtCTTTTTTCTAAAAACTATGTTCATGTGAAAAGCAGAAAAAAAATTCAGCCTAATAACAGAAACATAAGGAATTTCGTCAAAATGTACAAAAAGCAAAATGGGTAGATAAACAAAGGAGATAGGAAAGCTTCAAATTTTGCTTTCATAATGATGATATTCTCAATTTAATGTAATGATTAGCCGTCTCCCAAAGCTTAGGCACTATTTCCAATATAGAATGGGCGATTAATTTAGTACTTGTACTTAAAAAGAAGCTAACAGAAGTTATAATTAAcatcttttttttaattataattttCTAGTGTCATATGTGTTGTTCAGATTTCTACTTTTCACACATATTGTCTCACGATAGTAATTCTTTTGAAGTGTTGAGCATATATGACATTTCATTTCTTCACAAAAGCATACTAACTCGTTGCTTCACGGCCGCATGCAGCTTTTCCTTTGTTGTTAGCCCTATTTTTATCtttaaaatagtaataattttaaatattttaggaCCACAGGAAAAAATAGATGACGATACTTTGGATCTGATCAATGTGTATGCTTTTCCTTTGCCATTTTGTATTCCAAGTGCTTTGAtggtttgatttttatttttactttactTTCAGAAATTGAGTATTGCAGTAGAAACATATTTGACAGCAAGGATTTATTTTTAGAATATATATGCAGTTGAAAGTTTATTATTTTAGGTACGCATTTCGTAGTATTTGATACAAGATATGATTACATGTATATGAAAGTGACTTGGGCAAACGATCGCTTCTTAAACATATTAAGAAGTCGGGTGACAGAGAGAATTCCTGCTGATGAAACATACATCAGCAggaattaacaaaaaaaaaaaaaagacattgCAACATGAATTACACCACCAAGAATTCAGCTTCAACTATAgaagctgactaaaggaaaaaaccaaaacaaaaacaTTTGGAGTCATAGgcataaaaactattacataactTATTGGGTTTTCTGAAGGGGagtcttggcgtaactggtaaaattTATGTCATGTGATCAGGTGGTCACGCGTTTGAGCCGTGAAAATAGTCTCTTGCAGAAATATAGgataagactgcgtacaatagacccttgttgCCCAGCTCTTTCCCGAACCCCGCGCAGagcaggagcttagtgcaccgggctgcccttttattGAGTTGTCTGAATACCTTAACTTCAATCAAGAACACAATTCTTACCAATAGTTAACAAAGTGCTGAAGCTCATTTCTAGTGTTTGGACTATCCCAATCCAATGATTCCCACCATTCTTTATCACTTGAATGTATAGCTATCTCTCTAAGAGTTGAAGGAATGGTAAatttctcatcttcctcttcaGGGGAAAAAAAGAAAGGCAATTTCCTTAACTTATCACATTCCTTTATTGACACTTTCTTGATTGAGTTGCACTCCATTTTTCCATTGCATATGCTTTTCAATTCAGGCAAAGACCATAAGTATATTCTTGTCAATTTAGGAAGGACGATGATTCCATCATTTTCGTCTGCAATTATTTCCTCTATTTGACTACAAGAGAGTACATATATTCTCTCAAGATTTTGCATGTTTGAGCATAAACCAATTGGAAATAGCTTCTTAATACTGTGACATCTCTCGATTCGTATCATTCTAAGGCAAGAAAAGATACCAGTTAGTGAAATAGAATCTCTTAAACTTGTTTCCCATTCATCAAAAATGCCAATGAAACTATGCAACTCGAGGAGATCAAGATGCTCGAGAGAATGAAATAAGACGGATTCTTGTCCCTCTTCTATCCTCATAAGATACTCTAGTTTGTTGCACCAACGTACTTTGAAGTACTTTAAATCTTTAGAATCATAAAGACGCGGCAAACAATCTGAAAGACAGCCACTGAAGTTATTGCAGCTCTCAATTTTCAGGTGCTCGATGTCCTGTGGAAGCAATAACACTTCATCTTCTTTCCCAAGTCCGTAACACTTGACTAATTTATCGGAAAACCTGTTATGATTGAATTGGATTTGTGTCATTGGTCCCAAGCCATCATATTGACCTACTAAAATTCTATAAAACCTAAGGCATCCCTCATTTTCTTGAGCTTTAATGAATTGGTTGAAGTCTTGAACATTACAGAACCTACCTTGAAATTCTTCCAACTCTTTTAGCTCCTCTAGTTCCTCCCCTTCTACGTCTGTATGATGCGATAACACTAACCGTTTGAGAGAGGAGATTTGGGACAATATCCCTATTGGTATTTTCTCGAGCCAACGCATTGCATGCAAATTCAGGGATTTGAGGTTCAACATAGTCTCAAGGGCTTCAGGCATAGTTTGAATCGCGGTGCCACTCAAATCCAATTCCTGCAACGCCTTGAGTTTTTCCAAAGTTGGAATTGACCTTAGGTTCCAACAAAATGCAAGTAAAAGAGCAGTGAGGTTCTCCAAGTCGGATACAGAATCAGGTAACTTCTCAATGCAAGTGTGACTTATATCAAGAACACGTAACGCCTTCATGTGCTCGAAAAAAGAATCTGGAATTTTCCATAAGTGATAATTCTGCTGCAACATTAAGGTTGTTAGCTTAGGACACTTAGCTGATGTTCCTGCTGGAATTTCAGCTATCTTGTTCCTCATTAGAGATACCTGTTAGGAACAAAATTTTCGATGACCTAAATGCAAAAGGGCACCTGAATCAGGAGTATTAATAAAATTCTTCATTCTTATCGTTGGTGACACCGCTTCGCTAAaagaattttctaaattatatGTGTAGAAAATGATTAAAGGAAAATATAATAGGTAAATATATTTGGATGACACCGCTTGCCACACAAAGCATATTTAGCTCAGCCGTCCGGCAGTGCTCCATGTCATGTGAAAAAGGTCCCAAGTTCAAATCCTCTTGCTAGCATTTTTGTTTTCTCCTCATAACTAATAATAATCAATTTAAGAACACTAACCAGCCAACAAAATGCAGCGGAATTCCAAGAAAAAAGTTTAAACAAGAATATTTTGCAAACTGGCTTcatctttttatatatatatatatatatatatatatatatatatatatttttttttttttttttttttttttgaaaaaagaaccTTAAGAACGCTAAACCTAGAGAAGACAATTCAACGAAATTCCAAGACTAAGAAATATGAGTAGCACTTTATAAGTTTATATATTTTGTAGAGTTTAAATATCTAATCGAAATTCTACTTAATTTGTAATTCagtaaaaattaataaaatattctcctatatatttcaagtttttgaaAGAAAGTTTAAGCTGTCAAAGTTTACTTAATTTGAGAGAGATTTCCATAAATCAGAACAATAGCATCCTGTTGAAAGACTAAGCGAAAGAATTGAGTTAGATTTCCTAATGTTTTATCTGAGTAAATATTACCAATATGAATATATCATCCAAACAACTATCATGCAATAAGAAAATGGTATATTCAGCTAAACGAAAAGTGCGACTATCATGAAAACATTTCAAGAAAAAGAAAGCTCGTCGAAGATAATTGTGTTAATACATTTAAATGTGATTTATTAAGATAATCTTGTTACAGTAACTTATTCATAAGTTCACTTCTTAAAATATTGACACCGCTTACTAAACATCATGGCCGATTTAATAAGATTATTTATTAAGATAATCTTATGAACTTATTCATAAGTTCATTATTATATTAGAAATAACATCAGTGTACATGTACACAAAAGATCATAGTTTATGAGATGTCTTAGGCCGATTTACTTTAAACCTTAGCAAATAACTTTTGATTTAGGCAAAACCTTTTAATTATAACAAATAACATACAATTATTATCTCTTTATATATAATGTCAAGTAAATAAAGTTTTAACAATACCTTGTCCAAATTTTCCAGCCATTCATGTTCCTTTGGTGCATCATTGAGTTGAACTCCGGCTTTTACCATAAACATAGGATTTTCATAAGTGATCCTCATTGCCATGTCTCTAATCAAATTATGCATTTTCACACATTGATTACCTTTGCTGTCTATGGCACTTTCCAACAAACAAACACTTTCCAATCTGCTTAATATCTCATATCCCTGCTCAAACTCTGCCTCGCGAGTCTCCTTTGTATCGATTAGCCCCTCTAAAATGAATCTACTTATCAATTGATCCTTTGGAATTTTCTCATCTTCTGGATACAAACAACAATACAAGAAACATTGTTGTAAGTTTTGCTCCTTCAAACAATTAAAACTATACAGCAACATTTGTATAACATCATTGTTTTCCCCTTTAAAAGATTCTTGAATAATATTTTCCAGGGCCTTTTTCCACTTATTAAGACCATCCAATTCTAACCCTTTTAGGCTTTTAGCTATTGTAATTATCCTAAGTGGAAGGCCACCACAATTATTTACCACAAACTTAgccatttcttctacttcttgAGGAATTACTACTTTCTCATTTCCAAGTTTTTCTATAAACAAGCTCCAAGATTCCTCTTCTTCTAGTTTTTTCACTCCAAATTTCCTTTGACATCCCATTTTTCGACACGTTTCGAGCAAACAACTTGTTACTATCAACCT
Proteins encoded:
- the LOC104212239 gene encoding probable disease resistance protein At4g27220; the encoded protein is MEANEARESFFTTKLFGQETKRTCERIWRCLKKDKVTSIGIYGVKGVGKTTLAKLINHLLQQKTQSQVIWINISQEFSIKELQNDIAAAIGLDLLEEEDEEKRAIALHESFKGKKDFVLILDDALEDIPLKMLGNPLKVEGGRLIVTSCLLETCRKMGCQRKFGVKKLEEEESWSLFIEKLGNEKVVIPQEVEEMAKFVVNNCGGLPLRIITIAKSLKGLELDGLNKWKKALENIIQESFKGENNDVIQMLLYSFNCLKEQNLQQCFLYCCLYPEDEKIPKDQLISRFILEGLIDTKETREAEFEQGYEILSRLESVCLLESAIDSKGNQCVKMHNLIRDMAMRITYENPMFMVKAGVQLNDAPKEHEWLENLDKVSLMRNKIAEIPAGTSAKCPKLTTLMLQQNYHLWKIPDSFFEHMKALRVLDISHTCIEKLPDSVSDLENLTALLLAFCWNLRSIPTLEKLKALQELDLSGTAIQTMPEALETMLNLKSLNLHAMRWLEKIPIGILSQISSLKRLVLSHHTDVEGEELEELKELEEFQGRFCNVQDFNQFIKAQENEGCLRFYRILVGQYDGLGPMTQIQFNHNRFSDKLVKCYGLGKEDEVLLLPQDIEHLKIESCNNFSGCLSDCLPRLYDSKDLKYFKVRWCNKLEYLMRIEEGQESVLFHSLEHLDLLELHSFIGIFDEWETSLRDSISLTGIFSCLRMIRIERCHSIKKLFPIGLCSNMQNLERIYVLSCSQIEEIIADENDGIIVLPKLTRIYLWSLPELKSICNGKMECNSIKKVSIKECDKLRKLPFFFSPEEEDEKFTIPSTLREIAIHSSDKEWWESLDWDSPNTRNELQHFVNYW